Sequence from the Fulvivirga ligni genome:
CTGTACCTACTACAGTAGGAACTTCACCCTGTCTTCTGGCAAACAATCCTGTTCTTCTTCTATCAAAATAGTCTACAGAGAATCCGAATAATCCATTCCAACCTTCGAAATCAACACCAAAGTTGAACATGTGAGCTTCCCACCAGGTAAGGTTTTCGTTAGGTACGTTTCTATCAACACCGTTTACAAACTCACCACCAATCACATACCCTGGTGCATATTGATTGTAGTATCCATTTTCTGCATTACCTCCAGAGGCCGGATACTGATATCCTGCATACCATTCGTATTGCAAAGTGGCGTCATTTGCTGTTGTTCCATAACTTGCTCTGAATTTCAATTGATCTACAAATGATAGAGCCGAGATTGATTTAAAGAAAGATTCTTCAGATAGTCTCCAGCCTATTGATCCTGAAGGGAAAAACCCCCACTGATTATCTTCAACAAACTTTGAAGATCCATCATATCTAAACTGAAATTCTGCGATATACTTATCAGCATAATTATAATTTAACCTACCTAGCGCAGCTGAATTGGCTATGGTATAAAGGTTATCAGTATCATAAGCCATACCTGTAACCTGGTTAGCATTTGTGCCTGCTAACAAGTAATCCATAGCGAAGGCCAAGTCATTTTGCGCGTAGAAATTATCACCTTCTTTCTTCTGGCTTTCCCAACCTAATAGCGCTGATACATTATGATTAGATGCAAAAGTTCGTTTATAGTTTAATAAGAACTGTCCTAAAATCTGGTTTCTGCTACGTACGGATCTTTGCAATCTATTAGGTGAGCTAGGGTTGTACAGTTTAGATATATAAGAGTCTGATGTTTCATCATACATGTATTGATAATACTCTCTTCTAAAAACTGTATTATCATTATTTCGATAATCATAACTCAACATTGCTTTGGCAGATAGGCCTTTCAATGCAGATGATATCGTTCCTAAATCATAATCCAATGAAAAAGATGATTGAAAAGTTTTCTCATTGTATTGTCTATAACCAGAAACATCAGAAGTCATCATAGCTACTGTATTCTGCTCTAAATCAAGGCCTTGATAATTTAACATGGTGCCCTCAGGGTCTGCATAAGCAGGAAATAAAACCCCTTGTCTCCAATAATTTCTAATAATATCTACAGGACTTGAGTAGGGTGAGTTACGCTGATCCGACATACCTGCCAGATTTAAATTAAATTTTAATCCTTCAGTTAACTCAGTAGTAATATTACTTCTCAGGTTGAATTTATCGTAATTCAAATCTCCTGACTTGAAAAATCCTTCCTGATAAAGGTATCCTCCACCAATAAAATACTGTGTTTTTTCTGAACCTCCGGTTATACTCAGGTTGTGCTGTGTTTGAGGTGAGTAGTCAGCAAAGATTAAAGAGTTCCAATCTGCTGCTCTACGATCTCCATTACGGAAATCCTCAAAAGCCTGCTCATCATATATAATGCTTCCTCCATTGATATTATTCATGGATTTTTCATTATAAATAGTCATAGTTTGGTAAGGATCAGCTAGCATCGGCATCTTAGAAGGACGCTGCATGGTATAAGATCCACTATAAGATATTTGGGTTTTTCCTGCTTTACCTTTTTTAGTGGTTACAAGTAAAACTCCACTGGCTGCTCTTACACCGTAGATAGCTGCTGCTGCATCTTTAAGTACTGATACATCATCGATATCGTTAGGGTTAAGTCTCTGGAAATCTTCCATAGTACGTGGCACACCATCGATAACTACTAATGGTGTTCCTTCAAAACCTCTAATATCGAAACTGTTACTATAAGTACCAGGCTCAGCACTTCTCTGCCAAACTCTAACCCCAGCCACTCTACCTGTAAGCATGTTTTGAGGGTTTTCATTTCTGGTTTGAAGCATAGTTTCACCCTTAAGGCTGGCTACAGAACCAGTAACAGTAACTTTTTCCTGAGTACCATAACCCACTACTACAACTTCGCTAAGCTGCTGTGTATCAGGGATCATGCTAACATTTATCACTGATCTGGCACCTACAGTTATCTCTTGTGCGGAATAGCCAATAAAAGTAAAAACCAATACTGCACTTTCATCTGGCACCTCAAGAGTGAAGTTACCGTCCAGGTCCGTGGTGGTTCCTTTATTAGTTCCCTTTAGTATAATATTTACACCTGGTAAAGCTGCCCCATCTTCAGAGGTCACTGTACCTTTTACCGTAATAGCTTGCTTGTATAGCTCTACGGTAGTTACGTTCTTTTCAATGTTTGCTTCCGAAGCAAAAGCGGAGGCAAAGACAGCAGATTGAGCAAGTACGCCACATAAGGAGTACTTGATCAGTCTTTTTGACAATTGCTTGTATTTATTCTGCATATGCTAAGTAATTTCTTTATTTCTCCAGTTCGTATTTGGCTAATACTGCGTACTCAGCTGCAAAAGCAAAATTGAACATACCTTCAGTATTATTATTGGCAGTGGTTCTACTCCACCCTACTAGTAAATTAGTAGGTAAAAATCCTTCGTAAAGGAAGTTTTCATAACCGAAATCCAGGTTTTGTTGGAAAGAATCTATGTAATCTGCATTAGCAGCATATGAAGGATATACATCTACATACCCTCTCATCATCACGCCATTAAACCAGTTATTGAAACCACTGATATCATAGGTATAATACCCCTCTTTGGTTTGTCCCAAATCAGCAAAGTATTCAAAGCTGGCATCAGATAATGAGCTGGCATCCGTTAAATACATACCTTCGCCAGTAGACTCATATAAATCGGCAGCAGCAGATAGCATACTTCCGCTGTTATAACTTATAGATGGGCCTACTCTGTCTCTACAAGCTATTCCCTTACGGTAAGTTTGTCCATCTACTGTGATAGTTTCAGGATTACCAGGAGAACAGCCACCCATTAAGTCATCATAAACTCCATTAGGACGAATTAGACTGGCTTTTTGCCATGCATAAATCTTCTTAGCAAAGTCTAGATAGTAATCGGCTTTCTTTACTTGCTCTGTTTTTCTTGTTTCTTTATCAGCAGCATCTATGAATCTATGAGTGATTTCATCATTCTTATCTTTATAGATTTCGTGCAACCATACTAATGGGCTGATCAGAGGACCGTTACTACAAGAGTGCTTGGTTACATAACCAGGACCCCACGTGATACCACCAATTTCATTACCGTTAGCATCTCTGGAACAATCCCAACCATCTAATACATACTCAGTTAGGTATTCTGCTTTTTCAAGATAGCTATCATTACCTGTAAGCTTGTAGCTTTCTATAAGCTCACGGATAAACCACATTTGGTCATCATACACATTCATAATTCCGGCTACGCTAGCGCTACCTTTTCCGGCACCTCTATTTACACCGTAGATAGACCACTCATGAGTCTGAGTATAAGAAACCAATTCAAATGTACCTTTGTAGAAATCTGCATTATCATACAGCTTAGCAAGCGTTTCAGTGTACTTGCTAAAGTTTTCATCATAAAGCTTGGAGTTACCGTGCTCTTTCTGAGCCTGCAGTCCGTGAAGGATAGCATTTACAGCCTCAACAGCACTGGTGTACATCCATATACTTCCTGTTTCATCAGAGCGAACATCAGTATAAGGATTATAATACCTGGCCATTTTCATACCTGCTCCGTCAAAGTGAGCTTCTATAGCATGGTCTGCCAGGTTCATGGCGCGAAGAAGGTTTTGCTCTGAAAGACTAACCTCCTCTTCCGGTGGATTATCCGGTCCCGGGTCAGAACCCGAGTCACCACATGCAACCAGTGACATAAGGAACACGAAGCTGCATGTAGTAAATAGTTTACTAAATTTTATCATAGGGTTATTCATGTAATTAATTCAAGTCGATTGTGTGGAAAACAAGCTTGTTCTCTCCAGAATTGGCCACACCGTTATACACACCAAATACTAGCGTTACTTCCTCACCGTTAAACTGAGACAGGTCATAGTTAAATAGTGCATAACCTTCAGGGTTTCCTGCTCCACCATCACCATGCTTAAACTTCCAACAACCATCTTCTGCTGCACTTGCCTCTTGAGCAGTGTTAGAAGAAGGCTCTATGTGAGTTACAGTACCATCATTTTGGATAGCGGTAAGTTTGAAGTAGGTTAAATTATCTCCGAAATTACGAGTGCTTAGTGTTAACTGGTTAGTACCAGCAGCAATAGGGAATTTCGCATATATATAAGCCTCAGGAACTACCGTGTTCACTTCAGGAGTACCTCTGGTTTTAAGAATAAAGCCCTCAGTTTTATCTACTTCCGGATCTTTCTTTAATGGTGCAAAGAACCATTCTGCACCTATGTGACTATCTTCCTTCCATGCCTGGTAAGCAGCAGGATAACCATCAGTCATACTTACATTTCTAGAAGGCGTGATAGAGTTCATGCCTGTAAATGAAGTCTTAGTCTGAGCCATGGTAGATCTCACTGTCTCTTGGGTAAGCTTCCAACCGCTAACCACCTCTGTGCCAGGTAGCCAATCCCAGTTTCTTACTTCCTGATCAGCAAACCTCATAGCTCTTAGCACTAGCTGTTTCCAATAGTCACCAGTACTCTGACGGTAAATACCCACCGCTATAATCACTTCTTTGCCTACATAATCGCTTAGATCGAAAAAGAAATCAGTGTAATCACCTGATCCGTAAGTTTGGTTTTCTCCAATTTTAACAGCTTGTGGTTCAGCCTCAGAAAGATCTACCACCTGAACTCCAAATACTGCAGGAGCACCAGCATCTGCATTGTGAGTACGTAGTCTAATAGAGAAGATTTTATTGTCCTCGGTTATTTTCTTGCTTCCATAAGTATATGAATCAAATACATTCAGGTCAGCTGGATTACTTCTATCGCCTTCATCATTACGGATACGTAGTGTGGTACCTTCCCACTGTTCTTCCCAGTTACCCCAGAAAGTAAGTGTACTCATATAATCACATGCCCAGTCCCAATGTGGGTAAGCATCTGCATTACCACCACCTCTGTATTCATTATAATACCATTTGTCAGCATCCTGAAGATCTTCAGCAGTAAGACCACGAAGAATTTCTGAAGCACCCATTTGAATTGATATAGTAGCTACACCATCAATAAATGATGCCGATGTTACAGACTTAGTAACAGATACATAATTAGCTTTACTAAATTGAAGGCTATAATCTCCTTCCACTAAGTTTTCAATAAGGAATTTACCATCAGCGTCTGTGGTAAGTGTCTCCATATCAGCTATGCCAGTGTTAATAGTTACTCCAGCAAGTGGGGCTCCACCGTTTTTAGCATCTATTACGGTACCCATAATTTTAGCAGAGGCGTTAATCATACTCACATCCGCTATGGCTACTCCTTCAGCACTGAATTTATCAGCATTTACAGTAACACTAATGGTTAACCAGCCTTCTTTCGCGAATTTAACCGCGTGAGTTTTCATAGAAACTCCGTCCACACTATACTTTCCATTAGCATCAGTGGTAGTCATGATATCATCTTCATTGATACCAGTAATAGTTACTTCCACATCAGAGATGCCAGCACCTTCCTCATCAGAAACAGTACCGGTAACAGTTCCGAACTGTGTGTTCTCAGGAGCATCGTCATCTCCACATGAACTTAAAAACATAGTACATACACCAAGTAGTGTGGCGTACATAAAACATCGTAGAATTTTACTCATTTTATAATAGCGTTTAAGTTTGAATATTACCGACCCGGCTTTTCCTTTTTAGATTGATAAGTGTTGCTGATGAAAGCATAAAACTCAATCGTTTGCGGTTGTTATCATGTCGATTTTAGAAAGTCGAACTTCAAACGATTGATTCTAAAAAATTCATGAGAGCCAAATCGATTTAGCAATTTTAAAATCGATTGCAGAGAGTACAATATTATGTGCAGGTGATTAAATTTTGGGTTAAAACAGGGTTAATAACCCGAAAAAATGACTAATCTTTTACTGTAAAATGCTCCTTCTTCACTCGATTTTATACTAAAAGCATAATTTTTATAATTATCTATTCCTCTGGCATTTACAGATATTTTTATGATTTCATTTAGAAGTGCTACTAATTAACCCCCCATTTTCGGTCCATCATTGATGATGATTAACATCAAAATTTGGGGCGAAAAAAAATTTAAAGATTTTTTCCTGTAGTCAGATTTCTATACAAAATCAGATGTAAGAATAATTTTCAAAAAACTTAAGACTAATTAGAAATCCATAAGTCTTAATAAAGGTATAGGTAGGTGGTTCAGAAGAACAGTGCGATAATTAAATACTTATTCTCCAAAAAGCAAAAAAGCCTTTCAGATCGGTCTGAAAGGCTTTTTTAAGGTAGTGATCCCGCTGGGGCTCGAACCCAGGACCCTCTCCTTAAAAGGGAGATGCTCTACCAACTGAGCTACGGAATCTTATGTTTTTTCCATCGTTTTGGTAACTTTCTGTTACCCTTTTCGTTAATGGAGATGCAAAAGTAATGTATCAGATTTAAAATGCAAAACTTGGAGCAAAAAAAAACTTAAAAAATTTTCACCCACCTCTGAAATCTGCCTTTAATGTAATCTTAGGCTAATTATCTCGTTAAAAATTTTTGTTCCCTTATATTTGCTGCCGTGAAGAACAACAGAAGTATGCGCATAATATTAGTCATTGTATTCTCATTTATAGGTTCACATTTATTAATAGCCCAAAGTCAGGTAGAACAAGCACTTGTAGATGCCGACTCTTTGTTTCAGGCGCAGAAGTTCACTGAGTCTTTTAAGCTATATGATCATCTACTTCATACTGAAAAGAAGAGTAGCCCATCTATGCTTCTGAGAATGGCTTATATAAAAGAAGGCTTAGGAGATTATAGCCTGGCTTTATATTATCTTAACCTATATTACTTACAGACATCCGATAAGAGTGCTTTGAGAAAAATGGAAGAACTGGCTGAAAAGAAAAACCTTGAAGGCTACACTTTCAATGACTTTGAATTTATTAAATCAGTTTTCTTTAAGTATTTCGATTACATAGTCTATTCATTGATGGCTATTTCTCTCCTGCTAATGGCAGTGATTTATCGCTATAAAATAAAGATGGAATTTAGGCCTGTAGTACCAGCCATTTTAAATGTATTGGTTTTAGCTCTTTTATTTTACACGTTAAACTATGGCAGAGAATACCATAAGGCCATTATCATAAAATCTAACACCTACATTATGGATGGACCATCGGCAGGCGCTGAGGTAGTAGATATTGTTACCAAAGGACACAGATTACCGACCTACAAAAAGACTGATGTATGGACAGAAACAGAATGGAACGGTAAAAAGGCTTTTATAAAAACAGATAAGATAAAGGATATCAGCCTTTTGTAAGCGTTTAATCAACGAAGCAAGGTGATGGCTCCACGGAATCGCATCTGTGAGTATTGGATATAGTAGAAGTAAACACCTCCCGGAGATCCTTTGCCATCCCATTTAAACTCTCTGTCGTTACTTTCAAAAACTACATTTCCCCAGCGGTTTACTATCACTATTTTGTCAAACACACCGGCACAATTATCTAACGGTAAGATATTCTCCAACTCTTCCGAACCTTCTACGTGCCGGTACATTCCAAAATAATCATTTTTATCATCTCCATTATCCGGTGTGAATACGTTTGGTGGTAAAAACTGATCTTCCTTATTATCAATATCGTCGATAGTGACATAGAGATCGAGTGTATCTTTTTTAGGGTAGTAACAATGATCGTCAGACAGCACAAACTGCAATAGGTACTCCTGACTACTCTCTCCTTTCAAGTCAGAACATTGAGGAATCCAGCTAAAAACAGAGCTTACGGTTGATTGCCCTTGCGCATTTTCAAACTGATAACTCAACTCTTCATCGCGATCTATTAATTCTAAAGACAGATAATCACCTTCAAAATCAGAACCTGTAAGGTTCACAGCCATTTTTTCACCCATCATCATATGCACTCTGTTATTATTTATTGAAGTACCCTGAATGCCACGCATAGTGAATAAAAATTCAGAATTTGCCGGTGGGCTTAATATAAAATCTACAGTAAGCGTATCTCTATTGGTAATTTCACACTTATCA
This genomic interval carries:
- a CDS encoding glycoside hydrolase family 76 protein — encoded protein: MIKFSKLFTTCSFVFLMSLVACGDSGSDPGPDNPPEEEVSLSEQNLLRAMNLADHAIEAHFDGAGMKMARYYNPYTDVRSDETGSIWMYTSAVEAVNAILHGLQAQKEHGNSKLYDENFSKYTETLAKLYDNADFYKGTFELVSYTQTHEWSIYGVNRGAGKGSASVAGIMNVYDDQMWFIRELIESYKLTGNDSYLEKAEYLTEYVLDGWDCSRDANGNEIGGITWGPGYVTKHSCSNGPLISPLVWLHEIYKDKNDEITHRFIDAADKETRKTEQVKKADYYLDFAKKIYAWQKASLIRPNGVYDDLMGGCSPGNPETITVDGQTYRKGIACRDRVGPSISYNSGSMLSAAADLYESTGEGMYLTDASSLSDASFEYFADLGQTKEGYYTYDISGFNNWFNGVMMRGYVDVYPSYAANADYIDSFQQNLDFGYENFLYEGFLPTNLLVGWSRTTANNNTEGMFNFAFAAEYAVLAKYELEK
- a CDS encoding MSCRAMM family protein, whose translation is MSKILRCFMYATLLGVCTMFLSSCGDDDAPENTQFGTVTGTVSDEEGAGISDVEVTITGINEDDIMTTTDANGKYSVDGVSMKTHAVKFAKEGWLTISVTVNADKFSAEGVAIADVSMINASAKIMGTVIDAKNGGAPLAGVTINTGIADMETLTTDADGKFLIENLVEGDYSLQFSKANYVSVTKSVTSASFIDGVATISIQMGASEILRGLTAEDLQDADKWYYNEYRGGGNADAYPHWDWACDYMSTLTFWGNWEEQWEGTTLRIRNDEGDRSNPADLNVFDSYTYGSKKITEDNKIFSIRLRTHNADAGAPAVFGVQVVDLSEAEPQAVKIGENQTYGSGDYTDFFFDLSDYVGKEVIIAVGIYRQSTGDYWKQLVLRAMRFADQEVRNWDWLPGTEVVSGWKLTQETVRSTMAQTKTSFTGMNSITPSRNVSMTDGYPAAYQAWKEDSHIGAEWFFAPLKKDPEVDKTEGFILKTRGTPEVNTVVPEAYIYAKFPIAAGTNQLTLSTRNFGDNLTYFKLTAIQNDGTVTHIEPSSNTAQEASAAEDGCWKFKHGDGGAGNPEGYALFNYDLSQFNGEEVTLVFGVYNGVANSGENKLVFHTIDLN
- a CDS encoding SusC/RagA family TonB-linked outer membrane protein; this encodes MQNKYKQLSKRLIKYSLCGVLAQSAVFASAFASEANIEKNVTTVELYKQAITVKGTVTSEDGAALPGVNIILKGTNKGTTTDLDGNFTLEVPDESAVLVFTFIGYSAQEITVGARSVINVSMIPDTQQLSEVVVVGYGTQEKVTVTGSVASLKGETMLQTRNENPQNMLTGRVAGVRVWQRSAEPGTYSNSFDIRGFEGTPLVVIDGVPRTMEDFQRLNPNDIDDVSVLKDAAAAIYGVRAASGVLLVTTKKGKAGKTQISYSGSYTMQRPSKMPMLADPYQTMTIYNEKSMNNINGGSIIYDEQAFEDFRNGDRRAADWNSLIFADYSPQTQHNLSITGGSEKTQYFIGGGYLYQEGFFKSGDLNYDKFNLRSNITTELTEGLKFNLNLAGMSDQRNSPYSSPVDIIRNYWRQGVLFPAYADPEGTMLNYQGLDLEQNTVAMMTSDVSGYRQYNEKTFQSSFSLDYDLGTISSALKGLSAKAMLSYDYRNNDNTVFRREYYQYMYDETSDSYISKLYNPSSPNRLQRSVRSRNQILGQFLLNYKRTFASNHNVSALLGWESQKKEGDNFYAQNDLAFAMDYLLAGTNANQVTGMAYDTDNLYTIANSAALGRLNYNYADKYIAEFQFRYDGSSKFVEDNQWGFFPSGSIGWRLSEESFFKSISALSFVDQLKFRASYGTTANDATLQYEWYAGYQYPASGGNAENGYYNQYAPGYVIGGEFVNGVDRNVPNENLTWWEAHMFNFGVDFEGWNGLFGFSVDYFDRRRTGLFARRQGEVPTVVGTGAPLENANSDRQFGIDLQLSHRNKIGDLNYSVKAIGTITRREWQVGIQNGPYSNSYDRWRSDNLNNRYQGIQFGYESAGRYQDWEDIWNYPIYKERTILPGDYKYVDWNGDGEINGQDEHPYAFDQTPWLNFSLAYDASYKNFDLSILFQGTAMGSMQYQEPLYGIWGTNGGGTLEQYLDRWHPVDPQADPYNPETEWVEGYYGYTGNYPFGNSEFNRVSTAYLRLKSVELGYNIVPKKSASMKFRVFANAYNVFTITGVKFVDPEHPDSDQGRLYPLSKTYTLGVSATF